From the Periophthalmus magnuspinnatus isolate fPerMag1 chromosome 1, fPerMag1.2.pri, whole genome shotgun sequence genome, one window contains:
- the LOC117369659 gene encoding fibrinogen-like protein 1 isoform X2, which translates to MLQYLLSVLLHYATSMAVPAPCAEVVSQLEAEVLGLMEIVREQHRYIQELHHSQASQLQSIPNSFLGTGNLYRDCSEIFSDGNVASGLYVIRPDGAPSALTVYCDMRDGGGWTVFQRRTDGTESFDKAWVEYKRGFGDLYSTSGEFWLGNDPLHYLTSQGKYELRINMEDFENNQRFAEYKNFKVDGEKDAYQLHLGEYSGNAGNSFGPSDVKFSTFDHPNVISDEDTECIGQSRAGWWFSRCGAGNLNGHYYSGPYQAQSDDGVIWYTWRGWWYSIKSVVMMVRATDLQQSNQLQQQIQQQQGSEQERAKVHRRL; encoded by the exons ATGCTACAATATTTGTTGTCCGTTTTACTGCATTATGCAACTTCAATGGCG GTCCCAGCGCCGTGTGCAGAGGTGGTGTCTCAGCTGGAGGCAGAGGTTTTGGGTTTGATGGAGATTGTCAGAGAACAGCACAGATATATCCAAGAGCTCCACCACTCACAGGCCTCACAGCTGCAAAGTATCCCCAACTCATTCTTGGGGACTGGGAATTTATACAGAG attGCTCAGAGATTTTTTCAGATGGAAACGTGGCCAGTGGTTTGTACGTGATTCGACCTGATGGTGCCCCCTCTGCCTTGACTGTTTACTGCGACATGAGGGATGGAGGAGGCTGGACTGTGTTTCAGAGGAGAACAGATGGAACAGAGAGCTTCGACAA GGCCTGGGTGGAGTATAAACGGGGATTTGGAGACCTGTATTCCACCAGTGGAGAGTTCTGGCTCGGCAACGATCCTCTGCACTATCTCACCTCACAGG gaAAATATGAACTGCGCATCAACATGGAGGACTTTGAGAACAACCAGCGTTTTGCAGAATACAAGAATTTTAAAGTGGACGGTGAAAAG gATGCATACCAGCTGCATTTGGGGGAGTACAGTGGAAATGCAGGAAACTCCTTTGGTCCATCTGATGTTAAATTCAGCACTTTTGATCATCCCAATGTAATCTCAGATGAAGACACAGAGTGCATTGGACAAAGCAGAGCAGGATGGTGGTTCAGCAG GTGTGGCGCAGGTAATCTGAATGGCCATTATTACAGTGGGCCATACCAAGCGCAGAGTGATGACGGGGTGATCTGGTACACATGGAGGGGCTGGTGGTATTCCATAAAGTCTGTGGTGATGATGGTACGAGCCACAGACCTTCAACAATCAAatcaactacaacaacaaatacAGCAACAACAAGGCTCTGAGCAGGAGCGAGCAAAAGTGCACAGAAGGCTTTGA
- the LOC117369659 gene encoding fibrinogen-like protein 1 isoform X3, translated as MLQYLLSVLLHYATSMAVPAPCAEVVSQLEAEVLGLMEIVREQHRYIQELHHSQASQLQSIPNSFLGTGNLYRDCSEIFSDGNVASGLYVIRPDGAPSALTVYCDMRDGGGWTVFQRRTDGTESFDKAWVEYKRGFGDLYSTSGEFWLGNDPLHYLTSQGKYELRINMEDFENNQRFAEYKNFKVDGEKDAYQLHLGEYSGNAGNSFGPSDVKFSTFDHPNVISDEDTECIGQSRAGWWFSSLSVQSTPPAVDKRSPDQMARSSVCQHPSLWTVPAPALPALLLLPSPGVAQVI; from the exons ATGCTACAATATTTGTTGTCCGTTTTACTGCATTATGCAACTTCAATGGCG GTCCCAGCGCCGTGTGCAGAGGTGGTGTCTCAGCTGGAGGCAGAGGTTTTGGGTTTGATGGAGATTGTCAGAGAACAGCACAGATATATCCAAGAGCTCCACCACTCACAGGCCTCACAGCTGCAAAGTATCCCCAACTCATTCTTGGGGACTGGGAATTTATACAGAG attGCTCAGAGATTTTTTCAGATGGAAACGTGGCCAGTGGTTTGTACGTGATTCGACCTGATGGTGCCCCCTCTGCCTTGACTGTTTACTGCGACATGAGGGATGGAGGAGGCTGGACTGTGTTTCAGAGGAGAACAGATGGAACAGAGAGCTTCGACAA GGCCTGGGTGGAGTATAAACGGGGATTTGGAGACCTGTATTCCACCAGTGGAGAGTTCTGGCTCGGCAACGATCCTCTGCACTATCTCACCTCACAGG gaAAATATGAACTGCGCATCAACATGGAGGACTTTGAGAACAACCAGCGTTTTGCAGAATACAAGAATTTTAAAGTGGACGGTGAAAAG gATGCATACCAGCTGCATTTGGGGGAGTACAGTGGAAATGCAGGAAACTCCTTTGGTCCATCTGATGTTAAATTCAGCACTTTTGATCATCCCAATGTAATCTCAGATGAAGACACAGAGTGCATTGGACAAAGCAGAGCAGGATGGTGGTTCAGCAG cttatcagtgcaatcaacaccacctgccgtggataagaggagcccaGACCAGAtggccagatcgtccgtgtgtcAACATCCTTCTCTCTGGACTGTCCCAGCTCCCGcgctcccggctctgctcctgctccccagtcctg GTGTGGCGCAGGTAATCTGA
- the LOC117369659 gene encoding fibrinogen-like protein 1 isoform X1, with the protein MLQYLLSVLLHYATSMAVPAPCAEVVSQLEAEVLGLMEIVREQHRYIQELHHSQASQLQSIPNSFLGTGNLYRDCSEIFSDGNVASGLYVIRPDGAPSALTVYCDMRDGGGWTVFQRRTDGTESFDKAWVEYKRGFGDLYSTSGEFWLGNDPLHYLTSQGKYELRINMEDFENNQRFAEYKNFKVDGEKDAYQLHLGEYSGNAGNSFGPSDVKFSTFDHPNVISDEDTECIGQSRAGWWFSSLSVQSTPPAVDKRSPDQMARSSVCQHPSLWTVPAPALPALLLLPSPGTVLSCLCILHFWTPLCTLLFSLALVDLSPPLRPRLPDPGSHLAPRSSAISSACPVLPLDPDPHLAPVPLSDQPTLLIVFSPQFFFFFVLPSTCQWDYG; encoded by the exons ATGCTACAATATTTGTTGTCCGTTTTACTGCATTATGCAACTTCAATGGCG GTCCCAGCGCCGTGTGCAGAGGTGGTGTCTCAGCTGGAGGCAGAGGTTTTGGGTTTGATGGAGATTGTCAGAGAACAGCACAGATATATCCAAGAGCTCCACCACTCACAGGCCTCACAGCTGCAAAGTATCCCCAACTCATTCTTGGGGACTGGGAATTTATACAGAG attGCTCAGAGATTTTTTCAGATGGAAACGTGGCCAGTGGTTTGTACGTGATTCGACCTGATGGTGCCCCCTCTGCCTTGACTGTTTACTGCGACATGAGGGATGGAGGAGGCTGGACTGTGTTTCAGAGGAGAACAGATGGAACAGAGAGCTTCGACAA GGCCTGGGTGGAGTATAAACGGGGATTTGGAGACCTGTATTCCACCAGTGGAGAGTTCTGGCTCGGCAACGATCCTCTGCACTATCTCACCTCACAGG gaAAATATGAACTGCGCATCAACATGGAGGACTTTGAGAACAACCAGCGTTTTGCAGAATACAAGAATTTTAAAGTGGACGGTGAAAAG gATGCATACCAGCTGCATTTGGGGGAGTACAGTGGAAATGCAGGAAACTCCTTTGGTCCATCTGATGTTAAATTCAGCACTTTTGATCATCCCAATGTAATCTCAGATGAAGACACAGAGTGCATTGGACAAAGCAGAGCAGGATGGTGGTTCAGCAG cttatcagtgcaatcaacaccacctgccgtggataagaggagcccaGACCAGAtggccagatcgtccgtgtgtcAACATCCTTCTCTCTGGACTGTCCCAGCTCCCGcgctcccggctctgctcctgctccccagtcctggtacagtcttgtcttgtctctgcATTCTACATTTCTGGACCCCACTCTgcaccctgctcttctccctggctcTGGTCGACCTGTCTCCGCCTCTGCGCCCCAGGCTCCCGGACCCCGGCTCGCATCTTGCTCCCCGCTCCAGCGCCATCTCTTCCGCATGCCCCGTCCTGCCCCTGGATCCTGACCCGCACCTTGCTCCTGTCCCATTGTCAGATCAACCCACATTATTGATTGTATTTTcaccacaatttttttttttttttgtcttgccatcaacctgtcaatgggactacggatga